In the Oncorhynchus tshawytscha isolate Ot180627B linkage group LG17, Otsh_v2.0, whole genome shotgun sequence genome, one interval contains:
- the LOC112216753 gene encoding cyclin-dependent kinase inhibitor 1B: MCNNMSNVSLSNGSPKLERVDPRPTDHTKPQICRNLFGSVDHDELGRECLVQMKEMEKVFIDKWNFDFLNDEPLPQGDYNWEPMKSSDMPDFYSRPSHKRVWSSGNVDHNGNHGVRPSCPANGAELSEKSERQTDCHHSHNGARKRHANPEPQSTSKKLHSSEEDEVVSKSVEQTPSKNDSRTHEH, encoded by the exons ATGTGCAACAACATGTCAAATGTTAGTCTTTCAAATGGGAGTCCGAAGTTGGAAAGGGTGGATCCGCGCCCGACGGATCACACGAAGCCCCAGATTTGCAGAAATCTTTTCGGATCGGTGGATCATGACGAATTAGGGAGGGAGTGTTTGGTTCAAATGAAAGAGATGGAGAAGGTTTTTATTGACAAATGGAATTTTGATTTTCTAAACGACGAGCCCCTTCCCCAGGGAGATTATAATTGGGAACCGATGAAAAGCAGTGACATGCCAGACTTTTACAGCAGACCGTCTCATAAGCGAGTCTGGTCCTCTGGAAATGTGGACCATAACGGGAATCATGGAGTCCGACCGAGCTGTCCTGCGAACGGGGCTGAGCTATCCGAGAAGAGCGAGAGGCAGACGGATTGTCACCACTCTCACAACGGGGCAAGGAAAAGACATGCAAATCCAG AGCCCCAAAGTACAAGTAAAAAGTTGCATTCCAGTGAAGAGGATGAAGTTGTGTCAAAGTCAGTAGAGCAGACACCCAGCAAAAACGATTCCAGGACACATGAACACTAA
- the cdpf1 gene encoding cysteine-rich DPF motif domain-containing protein 1 produces the protein MESSTDAVPQNMFTCHLCSLSTPFTYYGQKPPNTRAIVLLEECFVTKDPFSPDGERFLILGSNCSLCHITVCVGTGCSLFYSKRFCMQCVNKHLDQFPPHIQAELAKKKHPSKTDVS, from the exons ATGGAGTCAAGCACAGATGCGGTTCCTCAGAATATGTTTACTTGCCATTTGTGCAGTTTATCTACACCATTCACATACTACGGACAGAAGCCACCCAATACCAGGGCTATTGT CTTGTTGGAAGAGTGTTTTGTGACCAAGGATCCTTTCAGTCCAGACGGAGAGAGGTTCCTTATCCTGGGATCCAACTGCAGTTTGTGCCACATCACAGTCTGTGTTGGAACG GGCTGCAGCCTTTTCTACTCCAAGCGATTCTGCATGCAGTGTGTGAACAAACACTTGGACCAGTTCCCTCCTCACATTCAAGCTGAGCTCGCCAAGAAAAAGCACCCATCAAAGACAGATGTTTCATGA